The following proteins are co-located in the Dromiciops gliroides isolate mDroGli1 chromosome 2, mDroGli1.pri, whole genome shotgun sequence genome:
- the IMP3 gene encoding U3 small nucleolar ribonucleoprotein protein IMP3, whose product MVRKLKFHEQKLLKKVDFLNWEATDHNLHELRVLRRYRVQRREDYTRYNRLSRAVRDLARRLRDLPERDPFRVRASAALLGKLYAMGLVPTQSSLQLCDTVTASSFCRRRLPVVLVKLRMAQHLRAAVAFVEQGHIRVGPHVVTDPACLVTRAMEDFITWVDSSKIKRHVLDYSNERDDFDLDA is encoded by the coding sequence aTGGTGCGCAAACTCAAGTTCCACGAGCAGAAGCTCCTGAAGAAGGTGGACTTCCTGAACTGGGAGGCCACCGACCACAACCTGCACGAGCTGCGCGTGCTGCGGCGCTACCGCGTGCAGCGGCGCGAGGACTACACTCGCTACAACCGGCTGAGCCGCGCCGTGCGGGACCTGGCGCGCCGCCTGCGCGACCTGCCCGAGCGCGACCCCTTCCGCGTGCGCGCCTCGGCCGCGCTGCTGGGCAAGCTGTACGCCATGGGGCTGGTGCCCACGCAGTCGTCACTGCAGCTCTGCGACACCGTCACGGCCTCCAGCTTCTGCCGCCGCCGCCTGCCCGTCGTGCTGGTCAAGCTGCGCATGGCCCAGCACCTGCGCGCCGCCGTCGCCTTCGTGGAGCAGGGCCACATCCGCGTGGGCCCGCACGTGGTCACCGACCCCGCCTGCCTCGTCACTCGCGCCATGGAGGACTTCATCACCTGGGTGGACTCGTCCAAGATCAAGCGCCACGTGCTCGACTACAGCAACGAGCGCGACGACTTCGACCTGGACGCGTAG